The window GGGCCGGGTGGTCCTGGGGGACTGGGAACCCGTGTGGGCCGCCCGGCGTACTGGGTGTGACGCCCTCGTCCGGCGTCTGTGTGCGCGACGACCGACCCCTGGGTCGCTTCAGTCGTGCTCGGAGGGTGGGCCCCCGGGCGTCACGGGCCCGTGGGTCTTGGGCTGTTGATGGGCGGTCGGGCCGTCGGGGTGCGGCGGCGGAGGCGGTGGGTCTGGCGGCGGGCCCAGCCCGCGGCGCGGACTCGGGTTCGGGTCCAGGCGCGGCGGGTGCGGGTTGCCTTGAGTTCGGTGAACAGGGACTCGTAGCGGTCGACGATCGGGGCGGCGTCGTACCGGTGGGAGCTTTGCAGGGCCGCCTCGCCCATTGCCCGGCGCAGGGGTTCGTCCGTGATCAGGTCGAGCATCGCCTCGGCGAGGGAGCGGGCGTCGCCCACGGGCGTCAGACGGCCGTCGACGCCGTTCGTGATGATCTCGGCGGGGCCCAGTGGGCAGTCCGTGCTGATCACCGGCACCCCGCAGCGCATCGCCTCGACCAGGGTCATCCCGAACGACTCGGCGTCCGAGGCCGAGACCACCATCGCCGATTTGGCGAACTCCGCCTCGATCGGCGTACGCGGACCCATCAGGCGGGCGTGCCCGGCCAGGCCCAGGCCGTCGATCAGGTGCTGGAGGTGTTCGCGCTCGGGGCCGCCGCCGAAGATCCGCAGCTGCCAGTCGGGTTCCTTCGAGGCGACCGCGGAGAAGGCCTCGATCAGCAGGTCGAAGCGTTTGCCGCGGACCAGGCGGCCCGCCGCGGTGATCACCTTCGTTGTCCCGTCCCGGGTGAGGCCCTCCGGCGCCGGCACCATGTTCGGCACCGCGGCGACCCGTACGCCGGGCAGCGGCATCCGCCGCCGGTACACATCCGCGTCCGCCTCCGTTGTCGTCACCACCGCGTCCAGCGAGCGGTAGGCGCGGGCCAGTACACCCCGCAGCCGCTTGCTGTGCGAGTCGTGCCGCAGATGCTCCTGGCCGATCCGCAGGGCCCGGCGCGGCGCGAAGAGGGAGACGTAGACGTTGATGCCGGGACGCGTGCCGATCACCACGTCCGCGTCGCAGTGCGCCAGATAGTCGCGGGCGCGCAGGTCGGTGAGCCGGGTGTACTGCTCGTAGCGCTTGTCGGAGGCGGGGAAGTCGACGGCCGGCCGGGCGTAGGACGGGTCCGTGAGGTCCCGGCTGCCGTCCCGTTCGTCCACCAGCGGAACCACCGTGATCCGCGGGTCGACGGTGAACCTCGGCTCGTCCCGGTGCCGCCTCATCGACACGATCTCCACGTCGTGCCGCCCGGCGAGCGCCGCCGCGAGGTTGAGCGTGGTGCGGACGGTCCCCCCGATGGCGTACGCGTTGTGCAGAAGGAACACGATCCTCATGCGTTCGGTGGTCTCCCTACGTTTCATGCGGTGCGCTGCCTCCCCGTCGCGGCGCTCGCCCCCGGCATCGGGGACACAGTGGCGGGGCGAGGTAAGCCACTGGTCCCGGCAGGGTGAGAGCCGGGTAAGAGGCCCGGCCGTACCCCTCTCCAGCAGGTAGTACGTACCGCGGGGCTTGGCAGACTGGTCCCGTGCCCCAGAATCTGCTGCTCGCCGAGGACGACCGCGCGATCCGCCATGCCCTGGAGCGGGCCCTGACCCTGGAGGGATACGCGGTCACGGCGGTCGCCGACGGCGTCGAGGCGCTCGCGCAGGCCCACCGCACCCCACCCGACGTGCTCGTTCTCGATGTGATGATGCCGGGCATCGACGGCCTCCAGGTCTGTCGCGTCCTGCGTGCAGAGGGCAACCGCACCCCCATCCTCATGCTCACCGCACTCGTCGAGACCGCAGACCGCATCGCCGGTCTGGACGCCGGCGCCGACGACTACGTGGTAAAGCCGTTCGACGTCGAGGAGGTCTTCGCCCGGCTCCGGGCCCTGCTCCGGCGTACGGGCGCCCCCGTCGACGTACCCAGTGAACCGCCGCGCATGCCCGACGGCCAGATCGCCGCGGCGGGTCTGCGCATCGATCCGCAGGCGCGCCGCGTGTGGCGGGGCCCGCACGAGGTCGAGCTCACCCGGACCGAGTTCGACCTGCTGGAACTGCTCGTCCGCAACGCGGGCATCGTCCTCGACCACACCACCATCTACGACCGCATCTGGGGCTACGACTTCGGGCCCGGCTCCAAGAACCTCGCCGTGTACGTCGGCTATCTGCGGCGCAAGCTCGACGAGCCGGGCGTGCCCTCCCTGATCCACACGGTGCGCGGTGTGGGGTATGTGCTGAGGGAGGACTGAGTGCGCTCCCGCGGCGCGCGCCTGAGGCGGTTGGTGGCGCGGGCCCGGCTGTCCTCGCTGCGCACCACCTTCACGGTGTCGTTCGCGGCGGTGGCGGCGGCCGTCACCGTCCTG is drawn from Streptomyces liliifuscus and contains these coding sequences:
- a CDS encoding glycosyltransferase family 4 protein, yielding MRIVFLLHNAYAIGGTVRTTLNLAAALAGRHDVEIVSMRRHRDEPRFTVDPRITVVPLVDERDGSRDLTDPSYARPAVDFPASDKRYEQYTRLTDLRARDYLAHCDADVVIGTRPGINVYVSLFAPRRALRIGQEHLRHDSHSKRLRGVLARAYRSLDAVVTTTEADADVYRRRMPLPGVRVAAVPNMVPAPEGLTRDGTTKVITAAGRLVRGKRFDLLIEAFSAVASKEPDWQLRIFGGGPEREHLQHLIDGLGLAGHARLMGPRTPIEAEFAKSAMVVSASDAESFGMTLVEAMRCGVPVISTDCPLGPAEIITNGVDGRLTPVGDARSLAEAMLDLITDEPLRRAMGEAALQSSHRYDAAPIVDRYESLFTELKATRTRRAWTRTRVRAAGWARRQTHRLRRRTPTARPPINSPRPTGP
- a CDS encoding response regulator transcription factor — translated: MPQNLLLAEDDRAIRHALERALTLEGYAVTAVADGVEALAQAHRTPPDVLVLDVMMPGIDGLQVCRVLRAEGNRTPILMLTALVETADRIAGLDAGADDYVVKPFDVEEVFARLRALLRRTGAPVDVPSEPPRMPDGQIAAAGLRIDPQARRVWRGPHEVELTRTEFDLLELLVRNAGIVLDHTTIYDRIWGYDFGPGSKNLAVYVGYLRRKLDEPGVPSLIHTVRGVGYVLRED